Proteins encoded by one window of Cyprinus carpio isolate SPL01 chromosome B6, ASM1834038v1, whole genome shotgun sequence:
- the acvr1bb gene encoding activin receptor type-1B — protein MDTRQILRLLTVLSGLNGVCEALLCNCTTPQCEKDGYKCETKGACVASTSVIEGHEQHVRLCIQKEDLVPPGQPFYCLSAEGLMNTHCCYSDYCNSIDLRLPTVTNGPGSGQDWGPVELTAVVAGPVFVLCVLVLLGLFLFQHHQRAYGHRQRLEVEDPSTEHMFLAKDKTLQDLIYDLSTSGSGSGLPLFVQRTVARTIVLQEIIGKGRFGEVWRGKWRGGDVAVKIFSSREERSWFREAEIYQTIMLRHENILGFIAADNKDNGTWTQLWLVSDYHENGSLFDYLNRYSVTIEGMIKLALSAASGLAHLHMEILGTQGKPGIAHRDLKSKNILVKKNCTCAIADLGLAVRHESVTDTIDIAPNQRVGTKRYMAPEVLEETINMRHFDSFKCADIYALGLVYWEIARRCSAGGIHEEYQLPYYDLVPSDPSIEEMRKVVCDQRLRPNIPNWWQSYEALRVMGKIMRECWYTNGAARLTALRIKKTLSQLSVDEDMKI, from the exons CTCTGTTGTGTAACTGCACCACACCACAGTGTGAGAAGGATGGGTATAAGTGCGAGACCAAGGGGGCGTGTGTGGCCTCCACCTCAGTCATAGAAGGACATGAGCAGCATGTGCGGCTCTGCATCCAGAAGGAGGACCTGGTTCCTCCGGGCCAGCCGTTCTACTGCCTCAGCGCAGAGGGACTAATGAACACTCACTGTTGCTACTCTGACTACTGCAACAGCATCGACCTCAGACTACCAACCG TGACAAACGGACCGGGTTCAGGGCAGGACTGGGGGCCGGTGGAGCTCACTGCAGTGGTGGCGGGGCCGGTCTTTGTGCTGTGTGTGCTGGTTCTGCTGGGTCTCTTCCTCTTCCAGCACCACCAGCGGGCCTACGGTCACCGGCAGAGACTGGAGGTAGAGGATCCCAGCACTGAACACATGTTCCTGGCCAAGGACAAGACCTTACAGGACCTCATCTACGACCTCTCCACCTCAGGATCAGGGTCTG GTCTGCCGCTGTTCGTCCAGAGGACAGTGGCTCGTACCATAGTGCTGCAGGAGATCATCGGTAAAGGCCGCTTCGGGGAGGTGTGGAGGGGGAAGTGGAGAGGAGGAGACGTCGCTGTGAAGATCTTCTCCTCTCGTGAGGAGCGCTCCTGGTTTCGTGAAGCTGAAATTTACCAGACCATCATGCTCCGCCACGAGAACATCCTGGGCTTCATTGCTGCCGACAACAAAG ATAATGGCACGTGGACTCAGTTGTGGTTGGTGTCAGACTATCATGAGAATGGATCCCTGTTCGACTATCTGAACCGATATTCAGTCACCATCGAGGGCATGATTAAACTAGCGCTGTCGGCTGCCAGCGGCCTGGCGCATCTGCACATGGAGATACTGGGCACTCAGG GTAAGCCTGGCATCGCTCACCGTGACCTGAAGTCCAAGAACATCCTGGTGAAGAAAAACTGCACGTGTGCAATCGCTGACCTTGGCCTGGCGGTTCGTCACGAGTCCGTCACTGACACCATCGATATCGCCCCAAACCAGCGAGTCGGCACGAAGAG gtacATGGCACCTGAGGTTCTAGAAGAGACTATTAACATGCGTCACTTCGACTCGTTTAAATGCGCAGACATCTACGCTCTGGGACTCGTGTACTGGGAAATCGCTCGCCGCTGCAGTGCTGGAG gTATTCATGAGGAGTACCAGCTGCCCTACTATGACCTGGTGCCCTCTGACCCATCCATAGAGGAGATGAGGAAAGTGGTGTGTGATCAGAGGTTACGACCCAACATCCCTAACTGGTGGCAGAGCTATGAG GCGTTGCGTGTGATGGGGAAGATCATGCGGGAGTGCTGGTACACTAACGGCGCTGCGCGACTGACGGCTCTCCGCATCAAGAAAACCCTGTCTCAGCTCAGCGTGGACGAAGACATGAAGATCTGA